Proteins from a single region of Calypte anna isolate BGI_N300 chromosome 26, bCalAnn1_v1.p, whole genome shotgun sequence:
- the PPARD gene encoding peroxisome proliferator-activated receptor delta isoform X2 — protein MEQLQEEIPEVKEEEEEEAVMVASGASDPSGGPDSSLPSSSYTDISQSSSPSLSDQLQMGCEEAALGALNVECRVCGDKASGFHYGVHACEGCKGFFRRTIRMKLEYERCERSCKIQKKNRNKCQYCRFQKCLSLGMSHNAIRFGRMPEAEKRKLVAGLTASEISCQNPQVADLKAFSKHIYNAYLKNFNMTKKKARGILTGKASSTPPFVIHDMDTLWQAEKGLVWKQLVNGIPPYKEIGVHVFYRCQCTTVETVRELTEFAKSIPSFIGLYLNDQVTLLKYGVHEAIFAMLASIMNKDGLLVANGNGFVTREFLRSLRKPFSEIMEPKFEFAVKFNALELDDSDLSLFVAAIILCGDRPGLMNEKQVEEIQDNILRALEFHLQSNHPDAQYLFPKLLQKMADLRQLVTEHAQLVQKIKKTETETSLHPLLQEIYKDMY, from the exons ATGGAACAACTACAGGAGGAAATACCTGAGGtcaaggaagaggaagaggaagaggcagTCATGGTGGCAAGTGGAGCCTCAGACCCAAGTGGAGGACCAGACAGCTCCCTGCCTTCAAGCAGCTACACCG ACATCTCGCAgagctcttctccctccctgtcGGACCAACTGCAGATGGGCTGTgaggaggcagctctgggggCACTGAACGTGGAGTGCAGGGTCTGCGGAGACAAAGCCTCGGGGTTTCACTACGGCGTGCATGCCTGCGAGGGCTGCAAG GGTTTCTTCCGCCGGACGATCCGCATGAAGCTGGAGTACGAGAGGTGTGAACGGAGCTGCAAGATCCAGAAGAAGAACCGGAACAAGTGCCAGTACTGCCGCTTCCAGAAATGCCTCTCCCTGGGAATGTCCCACAACG CAATCCGCTTCGGCCGCATGCCGgaggcagagaagaggaagctggtGGCAGGGCTGACAGCCAGTGAGATCAGCTGCCAGAACCCCCAGGTGGCTGACCTCAAAGCTTTCTCCAAACACATCTACAACGCCTACCTGAAAAACTTCAACATGACCAAAAAGAAGGCGAGAGGGATCTTGACCGGGAaggccagcagcacccca CCTTTTGTCATCCACGACATGGACACCTTGTGGCAGGCAGAAAAGGGGCTGGTGTGGAAGCAGCTGGTGAATGGCATCCCCCCCTACAAGGAGATTGGGGTGCACGTCTTCTACCGCTGCCAGTGCACCACGGTGGAGACTGTGCGGGAGCTCACCGAGTTTGCCAAGAGCATCCCCAGCTTCATCGGCCTCTACTTGAACGACCAAGTGACTCTGCTGAAGTATGGGGTGCACGAGGCCATCTTTGCCATGCTGGCCTCCATCATGAACAAGGATGGGCTCTTGGTGGCCAACGGGAACGGCTTCGTGACCCGCGAGTTCCTGCGCAGCCTGCGCAAGCCCTTCAGTGAGATCATGGAGCCCAAGTTTGAGTTTGCTGTGAAGTTCAATGCTCTGGAGCTGGATGACAGTGACCTCTCTCTGTTTGTGGCTGCCATTATCCTGTGTGGAG ACCGTCCTGGCCTGATGAACGAGAAACAGGTGGAAGAGATCCAAGACAACATCCTGAGAGCACTGGAGTTCCACCTGCAGTCCAACCACCCGGATGCCCAATACCTCTTCCCCAAGCTGCTGCAGAAGATGGCTGACCTGAGGCAGCTGGTGACAGAGCACGCCCAGCTGGTGCAGAAGATCAagaagacagagacagagacatCTCTGCACCCGCTTCTGCAGGAGATCTACAAGGACATGTACTAA
- the LOC103533670 gene encoding uncharacterized protein LOC103533670, with translation MTSSVTQALSRDRQPEVWLDPGVQFRSVRFSSVRFGSGLSFSTPVQFLVGMDRGHAWVTSRVAMLSREDLRLVAAVVALFLGFAGGMNCVRLLLALALASLACPRVELREMGTVCIMELVAVVSNSLAFALLYHYYVWGAGGEGWEGAPGPSPAYFRRHLKDFFYNCTFSGGAERTSPWVCPFPWNFDEEAVEQLPYPWDSAVHLLRLSFAFSWFVLCAVVYNHSRDNPEGGAAPTEGPAPTPGLTVATASSATTTGTLGAPVTAQASARTQVLETSSVSTQTPAEGIAQEMDDEIDLEAAAEPVSPSPVWKRRWTNRAGHQCPSGPWQEEEPQEMATQHLSPSELRDLREDFGRQEGEQHLRWLLRCWDNGANSLDLNGRQPRGLGLLAKDEGVDRYLWKDPRPLTLWKRLLLAMRKRYSSRDYVVYQLEKWTTIKGGIRNLRQTAVRELIFSDLDDPQTPLDPDALKVTRLMWHNWLLSGPPLHASRVAIFYLEGEEAPTVDFMKNMLQQYADSLSSTPRNSHSPVEQESHQSAELLGFQPRRLGQDPNSTDTSGSAGWMVEPALWADPAEVPEEPGASAASVPTEVLRARSRVVVCGICMERVYEKQLPEERLFGILPNCSHAYCVSCIRKWRQSREFENEVIKACPECRVTSSYYIPHKYWVSDADEKEKLIRSFRARTGKIRCKFFVRSRGYCPFKSDCIYLHELPAGRLPRRRRRQPLRFPFEFSRSPLESSDDEDLYMVEGALASMGLGFVDRNYDHEMLFTDFIDSD, from the exons ATGACGTCATCGGTGACGCAGGCGCTCTCGCGCGACCGGCAGCCGGAGGTCTGGTTGGACCCGGGGGTTCAGTTCCGTTCGGTTCGGTTCAGTTCCGTTCGGTTCGGTTCGGGGCTCTCCTTTTCCACGCCAGTCCAATTCCTCGTGGGGATGGATCGTGGTCACGCTTGGGTCACGAGCCGTGTCGCGATGCTGTCGCGGGAGGACCTGCGGCTGGTGGCGGCTGTTGTGGCTTTATTCCTGGGTTTTGCGGGGGGCATGAACTGCGTCCGGCTGCTGCTCGCCCTGGCTTTGGCTTCCCTGGCGTGTCCCAGGGTTGAGCTGCGGGAGATGGGCACGGTGTGCATCATGGAGCTGGTGGCTGTTGTCAGCAATTCCTTGGCGTTCGCCTTGCTTTACCATTACTACGTGTGGGGAGCAGGCggggagggctgggaaggagccCCGGGACCATCCCCCGCCTACTTCAGGCGGCATCTCAAGGACTTTTTTTATAATTGCACCTTCAGCGGGGGTGCGGAGAGAACATCTCCGTGGGTCTGTCCTTTTCCTTGGAACTTCGATGAAGAAGCTGTGGAGCAGTTGCCCTACCCCTGGGATTCTGCAGTGCATCTGCTCAGATTGTCGTTTGCTTTCAGTTGGTTTGTCTTGTGTGCAGTTGTGTACAATCACTCACGGGACAACCCTGAAGGTGGTGCAGCCCCTACAGAGGGTCCTGCACCCACTCCTGGCCTCACCGTGGCCACTGCCAGCAGTGCCACCACCACAGGCACCCTGGGTGCCCCGGTGACTGCACAGGCTTCTGCCAGGACTCAAGTCCTGGAGACATCCAGTGTGAGTACCCAGACTCCAGCAGAAGGCATTGCTCAGGAGATGGATGATGAGATCGACCTAGAGGCTGCAGCAGAACCAGTGTCACCCAGCCCAGTGTGGAAGAGGAGATGGACAAACAGAGCAGGTCACCAGTGTCCATCAGGGCCGTGGCAGGAGGAAGAACCACAGGAGATGGCCACTCAGCATTTATCCCCCAGTGAGCTGCGAGATCTTCGTGAGGATTTCGGCCGTCAGGAAGGTGAGCAGCACCTTAGGTGGCTGCTCCGATGCTGGGATAATGGAGCCAACAGCTTGGACCTGAACGGGAGACAACCCAGGGGGTTGGGATTGCTGGCTAAAGATGAGGGGGTTGATAGGTATCTTTGGAAAGACCCCAGGCCCCTCACTCTCTGGAAACGACTCCTGTTAGCCATGAGGAAGAGGTATTCCTCTAGGGACTATGTTGTGTACCAGCTGGAGAAGTGGACAACCATCAAGGGAGGCATCAGGAATCTGAGACAAACAGCTGTGAGGGAGCTAATTTTTTCTGACCTGGATGACCCCCAGACACCACTGGATCCAGATGCCCTGAAAGTCACCAGGCTGATGTGGCACAACTGGTTACTGAGTGGGCCACCCCTGCATGCCAGCAGAGTAGCAATATTTTACTTGGAAGGGGAGGAGGCACCAACAGTGGATTTCATGAAAAACATGTTGCAGCAGTATGCTGACAGTCTCTCTTCCACCCCACGGAACAGTCACTCACCTGTGGAACAAGAGTCTCACCAGTCTGCAGAACTCCTCG gcttCCAACCACGAAGGCTGGGCCAGGATCCAAATTCCACCGACACCAGTGGCAGTGCTGGATGGATGGTGGAGCCAGCGCTGTGGGCTGACCCTGCAGAG GTCCCCGAGGAGCCGGGTGCTTCTGCAGCCTCGGTCCCCACTGAGGTGCTGAGGGCCCGGAGCAGGGTGGTGGTGTGTGGCATCTGCATGGAAAGGGTGTATGAGAAGCAGCTCCCCGAGGAGAGGCTCTTTGGGATCCTCCCCAACTGCAGCCACGCGTACTGCGTGAGCTGCATCCGCAAGTGGAGGCAGAGCCGGGAGTTTGAGAACGAAGTCATCAA GGCCTGCCCGGAGTGCCGGGTCACCTCCAGTTACTACATCCCCCACAAATACTGGGTGTCGGATGCGGATGAGAAGGAGAAGCTCATCAGATCCTTCAGGGCACGGACAGG GAAAATCAGGTGCAAGTTCTTTGTCCGGAGCCGTGGCTACTGCCCCTTCAAGTCAGACTGCATCTACCTGCACGAGCTGCCCGCTGGACGGCTGCCGCGGCGCCGACGGCGTCAGCCCCTGAGGTTTCCCTTT GAATTCAGCCGTTCTCCCTTGGAGAGTTCCGACGATGAGGATCTCTACATGGTCGAAGGGGCTTTGGCCTCGATGGGCTTAGGCTTTGTGGACAGGAATTATGACCACGAGATGCTCTTCACGGACTTCATTGACTCGGACTGA
- the PPARD gene encoding peroxisome proliferator-activated receptor delta isoform X1 — protein sequence MEQLQEEIPEVKEEEEEEAVMVASGASDPSGGPDSSLPSSSYTDISQSSSPSLSDQLQMGCEEAALGALNVECRVCGDKASGFHYGVHACEGCKGFFRRTIRMKLEYERCERSCKIQKKNRNKCQYCRFQKCLSLGMSHNAIRFGRMPEAEKRKLVAGLTASEISCQNPQVADLKAFSKHIYNAYLKNFNMTKKKARGILTGKASSTPQPFVIHDMDTLWQAEKGLVWKQLVNGIPPYKEIGVHVFYRCQCTTVETVRELTEFAKSIPSFIGLYLNDQVTLLKYGVHEAIFAMLASIMNKDGLLVANGNGFVTREFLRSLRKPFSEIMEPKFEFAVKFNALELDDSDLSLFVAAIILCGDRPGLMNEKQVEEIQDNILRALEFHLQSNHPDAQYLFPKLLQKMADLRQLVTEHAQLVQKIKKTETETSLHPLLQEIYKDMY from the exons ATGGAACAACTACAGGAGGAAATACCTGAGGtcaaggaagaggaagaggaagaggcagTCATGGTGGCAAGTGGAGCCTCAGACCCAAGTGGAGGACCAGACAGCTCCCTGCCTTCAAGCAGCTACACCG ACATCTCGCAgagctcttctccctccctgtcGGACCAACTGCAGATGGGCTGTgaggaggcagctctgggggCACTGAACGTGGAGTGCAGGGTCTGCGGAGACAAAGCCTCGGGGTTTCACTACGGCGTGCATGCCTGCGAGGGCTGCAAG GGTTTCTTCCGCCGGACGATCCGCATGAAGCTGGAGTACGAGAGGTGTGAACGGAGCTGCAAGATCCAGAAGAAGAACCGGAACAAGTGCCAGTACTGCCGCTTCCAGAAATGCCTCTCCCTGGGAATGTCCCACAACG CAATCCGCTTCGGCCGCATGCCGgaggcagagaagaggaagctggtGGCAGGGCTGACAGCCAGTGAGATCAGCTGCCAGAACCCCCAGGTGGCTGACCTCAAAGCTTTCTCCAAACACATCTACAACGCCTACCTGAAAAACTTCAACATGACCAAAAAGAAGGCGAGAGGGATCTTGACCGGGAaggccagcagcacccca CAGCCTTTTGTCATCCACGACATGGACACCTTGTGGCAGGCAGAAAAGGGGCTGGTGTGGAAGCAGCTGGTGAATGGCATCCCCCCCTACAAGGAGATTGGGGTGCACGTCTTCTACCGCTGCCAGTGCACCACGGTGGAGACTGTGCGGGAGCTCACCGAGTTTGCCAAGAGCATCCCCAGCTTCATCGGCCTCTACTTGAACGACCAAGTGACTCTGCTGAAGTATGGGGTGCACGAGGCCATCTTTGCCATGCTGGCCTCCATCATGAACAAGGATGGGCTCTTGGTGGCCAACGGGAACGGCTTCGTGACCCGCGAGTTCCTGCGCAGCCTGCGCAAGCCCTTCAGTGAGATCATGGAGCCCAAGTTTGAGTTTGCTGTGAAGTTCAATGCTCTGGAGCTGGATGACAGTGACCTCTCTCTGTTTGTGGCTGCCATTATCCTGTGTGGAG ACCGTCCTGGCCTGATGAACGAGAAACAGGTGGAAGAGATCCAAGACAACATCCTGAGAGCACTGGAGTTCCACCTGCAGTCCAACCACCCGGATGCCCAATACCTCTTCCCCAAGCTGCTGCAGAAGATGGCTGACCTGAGGCAGCTGGTGACAGAGCACGCCCAGCTGGTGCAGAAGATCAagaagacagagacagagacatCTCTGCACCCGCTTCTGCAGGAGATCTACAAGGACATGTACTAA